In Pseudoroseomonas cervicalis, the DNA window TGCCCTCGCGGTCCAGCGGCACCTGCGGCCGGTCCAGCAGCTCCTCGATGGCGACGGGGCGGAGGTCGAAGCGCCGCGCCCGCTCCCCCGCGCGCGGCGCCGGGTCGAGCGCGGTCAGCCGCGGCGCGCGCTTGACCAGCACGCCATGCCGGTCCGCCACATCCAGCATTTCCTCCAGTTCCGGACCTTGCAGGTCCGGGTCCGCGAGCACCAGGGCGGCGGGCAGGCGGCGCTCGGCGCGCAGCCGGTCCAGCACCTCGGACGCCTCCTCGAAGCCGCCCAGGATCGGGTAGCCATGGATGCGCCGCCCGGCCGCGCGTGGCCGCCGCGCCAGGATGCCCAGCACCCGGTAGCCCGGCGTGCGCTGCTGCAGCAGGGCGCGGATGAACAGGTCCGCCGCGTCGCCGGTGCCGATCAGCAGGATCGGCTGGGCCGGTGCCTCGCTGGCGGCGCCGACGCGGTGCGACTGCTTCAGCCGGCCGATGACCCGCGGCGCCAGCAGGGCGGCGGCCAGCGTGCCGGCATGGATCAGCGGGAAGGCCAGATTGCCCGGCCGCCAGGCGCCCAGCAGATGCAGCCCGGCGGCGAAGAGCAGCGCGCCGCCGATGCCGGCCACCAGCACCGCCACCAGGTCGCGCAGCGCGGCGAAGCGCCAGTATTGCTGCGGCAGCCGCACCGGCAGCCCGGCCAGCAGCAGCGCCGCGACGGCCCCCGGCACCGCGCCCAGCCACCAGAGCGGCGGGGGCGGCCAGCCGGCCGGATCGGCCATCCAGACGGCGAGCGGCAGGGCCAGGGCGGCGAGGGCCGAGTCCAGGCTGAGGTTCAACAGGATGCGGGTGAGGGCCATGACCGCCGCGTATAGGCGGCCCCCGGGGATGGGTGAAGCACTCCTGGCAGGAGGCTGGGGGGCGTGCGGCACCGGCACCCCCGGCCGCAGGGCCTGCCGCGCCACAAGCTGGGCCAGTTCGGCGGCCTGGTCGAGGCGGCCCGGCGGCGCCGGCGGCAGCGGGTCGAGCAGGCGCAGCAGCCCCGGCGAAAGGGGTTCCGCCGGGTGCGGCGCCGTGCCGCCGGCATCCTGGCCTGCCTTGCCCAGCCCCGGCCTGCCCGGCCCCTGCTCACCCGGACGCTGCGCGCCCGCCCCCGGCCCGGCCATCGGCCGGGCCGCCAGGGGCGGCGCATCCGGGGTGGGGGCGGGGGGCGGGCGCATCGCGGCGGCTCAGGCGGCGTCGCTGGGGCGCGCGGGCGGGGCGGCCGGCGGCAGCGGCGCCAGGCGGTGATACAGCGCCACCAGCCGCGCCGCCTCGGGCGCCCAGCCGAAGCGGGTCTCGGCGGCGCGGCGGCCGCGCTCGGCCAGGGCCTGGCGCTGCGCCGGCTCCGCCAGCGCCGCCACGGCGGTGGCGATGGCGGCGGGGTCGGCGCTGTCCACCAGCAGGCCATTGCCGGCGCCCTGCACCACCTCCGCCACCTCGGTGGCGAAATCCGGGGCGATCACCGGCAGCCCGGCCAGCATGCAGTCGAACAGCTTGTGCGGCAGCGCCAGCCGGTGGTTCTCGATGCCCGGCTGGAACAGCACCAGGCCCAGATCGCCCTGCGCCGCCTCGGCCAGCGCCGCCGCATGCGGCATCCAGCCCAGCCGCTCGATGCGCTGCTCCAGCCCCAACGTGCGGGCCCGCGCCAGGAACTCGGCCTCCGACCCGTCGGTGAAGCGGCCGATCAGCTTCAGCCGGGTGTCCTCGGGGCAGAGCGCCAGCGCCTCCAGCATGACGAAGGCGCCGCGCGCCCGGCCCAGCGCGCCCAGATGCACCAGCGTCAGCGGCCCGTGCCCCGCATGGCGGCGCGGCGTGACGGCGCTGGCGGCGGCATAGTTGCGCACGGCGATGGTGCGGTCGGGGGCGGCGAAATCGCCATCCAGCCCGTCCTTCGCCACCACCACCGCATCGGCGCGCCAGGCCATGGCGCGGCAGGCCAGGCGCAGCGCGGCGCGGGCCAGCGGCCGCAGCGCCGCCGGCAGCCGGTCGTCGAGCCGCGAGGGGTAGTGCTCATGCACATCCAGCACCACCCGGGCGCGGCCGCCGCGCGCCGCCCAGATCGCCGCCGCCCAGGCATCGGGTTCGGAGGCGTGCAGCACCGCGGCGCCGCTCTGCCGCGCCCGCCGCGCCAGGGCAGGCAGGCCGAGCAGCCGGGCGCGCCAGCCCGCGGCGCGGCGATAGGGGCGGATCGCCACCCCCGCATGCTGCTCCGGCGCCGCGGTGCCGGGGCAGATATGCAGCACGCGCCAGCCGGCCTCGGCCAGCGCCGCGCCCTCCTTGCCGACGACGCGCAGATCGGTCGGCGCATGCGCGGCCGAGAGCAGGCAGACCAGCGGCGCCTGCGGCGCGGCGGCGCGCGGCGCGGCACTGGCCGCCCGGCGCGAGGGTCCGGGCGGGCTCATGCCGCGTCGCGCCCGGGGCGGGCATGGCGGGGGGGGCCACCCGGGGCCGCCTTCGCCTCGGGGGGGGCGAAGGCGGCCCGGGTGGCGGGCGGCGCGCCAGCGTGGCGCGCCACCGGGCTCGCCCTTCCGGTCGGGGGGGAGGGAGGAAGGGCGGAACCTGCGAAGGCGGGCGGGGCGGGGTGGGCGCGCCCGGCCAGGAAGCCGGCCAGATGCTCGGCCATGCGTGCCCCGGCCCGGCCATCCCAGAGCGGGATCGGCCGCGCCGGCGGCCAGGCGCCGTCCAGCACCTCCTGCACGCATTCGGCCAGCTCATGCGGCCGCACCAGCCGGTTGGCGCCGGAATCCAGGGTCACCGGCCGCTCGGTGGAGGGGCGCAGCGTCATGCAGGGCAGGTCGAGCAAAGCCGCCTCCTCCTGCACCCCGCCGCTGTCGGTGGCGACCAGCCGGGCGCGCGCCAGCAGCCCGATGAAGTCGAGATAGCCGAGCGGCGGCAGCAGCCGGATGCCGGGCGGCAGGGCCAGCCCGGCCTCGCGCAGCCGGGCGGCGCTGCGCGGATGCAGCGGCCAGGCCAGCGGCAGCAGCGTGGCCGCCTCGCGCAGCGCGCCGAGCAGCCGGGTCAGCGCCGCGCGGTCATCGACATTGGCGGCGCGGTGCAGCGTCACCACCCCATAGGCGCCGGGCAGCAGCCCTTCCGGCAGCGGCCGGGCGCGCGCCGCCGGCAGCCGCGCCAGCAGCGTGTCGATCATGGCATTGCCGACGGCGCAGACCGCCTCCGGCGCATGGCCCTCGGCCAGCAGCCGGGCGGCGCTGGCCGCGTCCGGCGCCCAGAGCAGGTCGGCGATGGCATCCACCGCGCGGCGGTTGATCTCCTCCGCCATGTCGCGGTCGCCGCAGCGCAGCCCGGCCTCCAGATGCGCGACCGGGATGCCGAGCTTGCGCGCCGCCAGCGCCGCCGCCAGCGTGGCGTCGACATCGCCGGCCACCACCACCAGGGCCGGGCGCTCCCGCTGCCAGAGCGCGCCGCAGGCGGCCAGCGTCCGGGCGGTGAAATCGGCATGGCCGCCGCCGGCGGCGATGCCCAGGCTGATCTGCGGCGCCGGCAGGCCGAGATCGGCCAGATGCGCGCCGAACATCGCCGGGTCGGCATGCTGGCCGGTATGCACCAGCACCGGGCGGCACAGGCCGGGCCGCGCCGCCAGGGCGTGCCACAGCGCCGCCAGCTTCGGCAGGTTCGGCCGCGCCGCGGCCACAAGGTGGAGCAGGGGTGCGTCGCTCATGCCGGCACCAGCCCGGCCTGCGGCAGGGGGCGGCGGGTCGCGGCCTCGGCCAGGATCTCGACGAAGCGGGCGGCCTGCAGCCGGCGGTCCCAGCGCCGCACCGCCTGGTCGCGCGCCGCCAGGCCCATGGCGCGGCGCCGCTCCGGCTGCTCGGCCATCCAGCGCAGCGCCTCGGCCAGCAGCGCGGCGTCGCCGGGCGGGGTGGACAGGCCGCAGGGCCCCTCGGCCAGCAGCCGCGCGGCGCGGCCGGGCACATTGCCGACCACCGGCAGCCCGGCCGCCAGATAGTCCATCAGCTTGTTGGGCGAGGTCCATTCGGCGAATTCGGGCAGCGGCGCCAGGCAGTGCAGCCCGAGCTGCGCGCCGGCCAGCAGCGCGGCCAGCTGCCGCTTCGGCAGCGGCCCCAGGAAGCTGACATTGTGCAGCCCGCGCGCCGCCGCCTGCTCGCGCAGCCGCGGCTTCTCCGAGCCCTCGCCCACCAGCAGCAGGCGGATGCGGCGCTCGCCCCGCTGCTGCAGCTGCGCCGCCGCGTCCAGCAGCTGGTCCAGCCCGTTGGCGCGGCCATGCGTGCCGGCATAGACCGCAAGCATCTCCCAGGGCGCCGCCTCGGCCGGGCGCCAGGGGGTGACCTGCGGGCCGAACAGCTCCAGGTCGCAGCCATTCGGCACCACATGCACCCGCTCCGGCGCCGCGCCGCGGGCCAGCGCGGTGGTGGCCATGCCCTCGCTCAGCGCCACCACGGCGGCGGCGCGGCGGCAGGCGGCGTCCGCCAGCCAGTCCATGCCGGACAGCGCCCAGCGCGGCACCCCGCCCAGCGCCCGCGGCAGCTCCGGCCAGGGGTCGCGGATCTCGAAGACGAAGGGGGTGCCGCGCAGCCGCCGCGCCAGCAGCGCCGGCAGCGCCACGGTGAGCGGGGTGGAGCTGGCCACCACCAGGTCCCAGCGGGAGGAGAGCGCCAGCCGCCCGGCGGCGGCGGCGTAGCGGCCGAAGGCCAGGCTGCGGGCGCCGAGCCCCTGCTCATTGCCGCAGGGAATGTCGAACTCGACCAGCCGCAGCCCGCGCAGCAGCCCCTCGCGCCGGCCCTGGTGGAAGCCGCCCGACAGGCCGGTGACGGCGCCCTGGTAGCGGCCGCAGGCCAGGGTCACATGGTGGCCGCGCGCCACCAGGGCGGAGGCCATGGCGTGGCTGCGCGTCGCGGTGGCGCCGGCGGGGCCGGAATAATGCTGGTGCAGATAGAGGATGCGCATGGCTCAGCCCCCCAGCAGGCAGGCGCGGACGACATCGATGACGCGGTCCTGCTCGGCCGCGCTCATGGCGCCGCTGGGCAGGCAGAGGCCGCGCTCGAACAGCCGCCCGGAATGGCCGGGGCCGTGGCAGCGGGCGCCGCGGAAGGCGGGCTGCAGATGCAGCGGCTTCCAGACCGGGCGGCTCTCGATATTGGCGGCCTCCAGCACCCGGCGCAGCGTCTCCGGCGTCGCCTCGCAGCGCTGCGGGTCGAGCTGCAGCACGGTCAGCCAGTGGGTCGCGCGGCTCCATTCCGGCTCGGGCATGAAGCTGACGCCCGGCAGGTCGGACAGCGCCTCGGCATAGCGCGCCTGCACCAGGCGGCGGGCGGCGACGCGGGCCGGCAGGGCGCCGATCTGCGCCAGCCCGACCGAGGCCAGCACCGAGGACAGGCCGTAGGAATAGCCCGTCGTCTCATGCTGGTAATGCGGCGCCGCCTCCTTCGCCTGGGTGGCGAGGTGCCGGGCGCGGGCGATCAGCGCCGGGTCGTCGGAGACCAGCGCGCCGCCGCCGCCGGCGGTGATGATCTTGTTGCCGTTGAAGGAGAAGGCGGCCAGCGCCGCGCCCTTGGCCACGGGTCGGCCACGATACTGCGCGCCCAGCGCCTCGGCGCTGTCGCACAGCACCGGCACGCCCCAGCGGCCGCACAGCGCCAGGATGGCGTCGAGGTCGCAGGGCTGGCCGTAGAGATCGACCGGCACCACGGCGCGCGGCAGCTTGCCGCGCCGCGCCGCCTGGCGCAGCTGGCTCTCCAGCACCTCGGGGTCCAGCGTCCAGCTCTCCGGCGCCACATCCAGGAAGCGCGGCCGGGCGCCCATCTGCACCGCCGGGGCGATGGTGGCGACGAAGGTCAGGCTCTGGGTCCAGACCTCGTCGCCGCGCTCCACCCCCAGCACCCGGTAGGCCAGGTGCAGCGCCGCGGTGCCGGAGGCGACGGCGGCGGTATGGGCGAAGCCGGTGGCCTGGCTGATCGCCTCCTCGAAGGCGGCGGGGACCGGGCCGGCGGGGGCGATCCAGCCGGCGGTCAGGGTGCGGCTGAGCGTCGCGAGCTCCCCCCCCACCAGGCTGGGCGGGGAGAGGTGGATGCGCGGTTGCGCCGGCGCCACCACCCTGGGTCGGGGCGGGAAGGGCAACACGCTGCCCGCTCCGCCGAAAGCCGCATCGCCCGTCCAGCCCTGGATCGCCGCCATGTCTGCCACCTGCTCACGGTTTTGTGAACGCCCCCTAAAGGGACCACAGGGGGCGGGAATTTTCAAGAAACAAATCAACCGTGAATGTTTAAATCCCGGTCAAGATCGGGCGGCGGCACAGCAACATTCGAGTCAAAACGCGGCATGGTGGCGTGTCCTGGCGCGTTGACTCCATGTCCTTTCAAAAGGATGAAGATTGTTCCTAAACCGGCACGGAAATCGCCGCAGACGCTGATGCGCTGCACGTAAAGCGCGTCCCGCGCGAGACGCTCTTCCCAGGGCACGGCGTTGCGCCCGGCCGCCTGGGCGGGGCCGGCCAGGCCGGGCCGGGCCCGCAGCCGGCTGCGCTGGGCCGGCGTGTAGCGGGGCAGATAGGCCAGCGGCAGCGGCCGCGGCCCGACCAGGCTCATCTCGCCGCGCAGCACGTTGATCAGCTGCGGCAGCTCGTCCAGCGCGCTGGCGCGCAACAGCCGGCCGAAACGGCCGAGTCGCTCCGCATCCTCGCCCGGCCCCTCGCGCATCGAGCGGAATTTTATCAGGGTGAAGGGGCGGCCATGCCGGCCGGCGCGGCTCTGGCGGAACAGCACCGGGCGGCCGAGCGCCAGCCGCACCGCCAGCGCCACCGCCAGCAGCAGTGGCGCCAGCGCCAGCAGCAGCAGCGCCGCCCCCAGCGCGTCCAGCCCGCGCTTGCCCCAGCGCGCATAGGCGCCGGGGGGCAGGGGGGGAGGCAGCTCAGCCGGCACGGCGAGCCACCACGCCGAGCGACAGCGCCAGGCCGAGCGCGAACCACACCATGCGGTTGCCGAGATCGGTCGAGACCAGCGCGGCCAGCGCCACCGGCAGCACCAGGGCGGCGATGCGCGCCACGCGCGGCGGCGCCGCGTGGCGGCTGCGCAGCAGCAGCACCAGCGCGCCGCCGCCGAAACAGGTGAGCCAGAGCAGCAGCCCGGGCAGCCCGGCCTCGGCCAGCGCCTCCAGCGCGTGGTTGTGCGGGTAGAGGCCGCGCCGTTCGCCATGCCCGGCGGCGATGGTGAAGCCGCCGGTGCCGAGGCCCCAGGGCAGCGTCGCCCCCGCCCAGTCCAGCGCGGCGCGCCACAGGGTCGGCCGGGCCGAGGCCTCCAGCCCGCCCTCGGTGAAGCGCTCCAGCGTGCGCAACCCGTCCAGCGCCTCGGCGCGGGCCAGCAGCAGGGCGAAGCCGGCGGCGCCGGCGAGGCCCGCGGCGGCGGCCCAGCCCAAAGCGGCGCGCGGCCGGCCGGCGGACCAGCAGCGCAGCGCCGGCACCAGCAGCACGCCGAGGCCGAGCGCCAGCAGCGCGGTGCGCCCGCCCGGCAGCAGCGCGCCCGCCGCCAGCGCCAGGGTGTAGAGCGCCCAGAACAGCCGCGCCCGCCAGCGCCGCGCCTCGATCAGCCGCACCGCGCCGAGCCCGGCGGCGCAGGCGATGGACAGGCCGGCCAGCTGGTACTGCACCCGCAGCAGGTCGGGATTGGCGCCGACCGCGCCGCCCAGCACCACCTGGCCGCTGGCCAGCCCCCAGGCGGTGCTGGCGGCCACCAGCGGCCCGATCGCCAGGGTGGCGGCGCAGAACAGCCGGCGCGACGCGGCATCGGCGCCGATCGCCAGGCCGCCGAGCAGCATGGGCGGCGCCATCAGCAGGATGTCGGCCAGCTTGGCGGGCAGGATGGCGTGGCTGGCGCTCCACAGCCCGGCCAGCACCAGCCACAGCCACAGAAGGGCGGCGGCGGCCAGGGGCGGGCCCAGCAGCGGGTGCAGCCGCCAGCGCCGCGTCAGCAGCAGCAGCGCCAGCAGCGGCAGCGTCGCGGCGCCGGCCAGCGCGGTGAGGTCGAGCGGCAGCGCCGCGCCGGGCGGCGTCGATTTCAGCGCGCCGGCGAAATGCAGCGCCGCGCCGGCCAGCCCGGCCAGCGAGGCCAGGCTGGCGCTGTCGATGCGCCAGGCCGCCAGCCCGGCGGGGCGGCCCGCCCCCGTCACCGTGCCTGTCACCGCCCGGGCCCCCGCAGCAGCACCAGGCAGGCGCCGCAGAAGCCGCAGGCCAGCGGCACCGCCAGCAGCAGCAGCGCCAGCAGCAGCGGCCGGTTCGGCACCGAGGGCCGCAGCTCCACGCTGGGGCCGGAGACCAGCCGCGCGGCCACCGTGTTCTCCGCCGCCAGCACCAGGGCGGCGCGCTGGTGCTGGGCCAGCAGCTCGAACAGCGGCGTGCGCAGATAGATGTCGCGCTCCTGCGCCAGCCGCCCCTCCAGCAGGGCGACGCGGCGGCGGATCATGGTCAGCAGGTCGTCGCGCACCCGCGTCTCGGCGAAGTCGTGCAGCAGGGCGAGGATCTCCTGCGCCGCCTCGCGCCGCGGATGCGTCAGCTCCAGCGTCCAGGTCAGCGAGGCCAGGGACTGCGTCACCGCCAGGTTGCGCTCCAGCCAGCGCTGCACGTCATCGGCATCCGGCGGCGGCGCCGCCTCGGTCAGCAGCGCCAGCACGCCGCGCAGCGGGGCCAGCGGGCCCTCCTGGCGGCGGGCGGCCAGCTCCTCCACCAGCCGGGTGCGCTCCAGCAGCAGCGCCACCGCCTCCGGGCTGCGCAGCGCGGCGAGATAGACGGCGAAATTGCCGCTGGGCCGGTTGTCCAGCAGGCTGCCCGGCGTCAGCACATTGGCGGCGATCAGGTTGGAGGCGGCAAGGCCCGTGGTCTCGGCCGGCGCCACCACCGCCTGCGCCACATAGGCGCGCGGCCAGCTCAGGATCAGCGCGGCACCGCCGGCCAGCAGCGCCAGGCAGGCCAGCAGCAGCCAGAGCCGCAGCCGCCAGACGCCCCTCAGCAGCTGGTCGAGCGGCATGGCGGCGCCGGCCCCGCCGGGGCAGGGTTCGATGCGGGTGGTCAGGCAGGTGACCGGGGCCTCGGCGCGGGCGGCCAGCACCAGGCAGGGGCGCACCACGCCATAGGCCGGGCTGTCATGCCCCTCCTCCAGCGACAAGGCGAGCGGCGCATCGGCGAACAGGAACAGCCGCGCCGGCCCCGCCACCCCATCCGCCTGCAGCCGCCACTGGCCGGGGCCGAGCCGCCAGCGCAGGGTGACGCGGCGGAAGCGCCCGGCGACACGATCCTCCACCTGCCAGGCGCCATCGGGCAGCGGCCGCACGCGCCGCGCATGGTCATGGCCCTGGCGGTCGCGCCGCGCCGCGCCATCGGGCAGGGCGCGGCAGCGCGGCCAGCCGCCGAACAGGAAGCGGCCGAGTCGCGGCATCGGCTCCGTCCCGTCGAAGACCAGCGTGTTGTGGGCGCGGGCGGAGGGGAAATAGTCCAGCCACCATTCGGCGCCCCGGGGCGGGTTGTAGGCGCCGGTGCCGGCATCGGTCAGCAGCGGCAGGTCGCCCTGCCACAGCTCCAGATGCAGCAAATCGGACTGGCCGGGGCGGAAGCGCAGCGGGCCGCTGCGCAGCAGGGCGCGCACCCCGTCCCGCTCCCACCCCGCGCTGCCGCTGGCGCGCCAGGCGGCCGGGCGGGGGGCGGCGGGCATCTCCGGCAGGCCGAGCCAGCGGCAGCCCGGCTCCTGCGCGACGCCGGCCGAGGCCCCGGCAAAAAGCCGCAGCGCCCGTTCGGCGCTGCCGCGCGCATCCGCCTCGCCCCAGGCGCCGAGATCGGCGAAGGCCGAGCCATCCTGGTGGCCGAGCCGTGGCAGCGCGCCGCGGGGCGCCAGCAGCCGCGCCAGCCATTGCGCGGCGGCGGCGGCGCGCTGCGGCAGCGGCGCCGGCAGGGGCGGCTGGCCGAGATGGCGGCGCAGCGCCTCCAGCGCCGCCAGCGTGTCCAGCAGCAGCCGGTGATAGCCGGTGGAGCAGGCGGCGAAGCCGCCATCGGGGGCCACCAGCCGCGCCACCGCGCGGGAGAGGGCGCGGGCGGCGGAGGCCGCCTCGGCGGGGCGGCCGAGCAGCCAGGCGCAGGCCAGCAGCCCGGCGGGCTCGCTGATGCTGTGGTTGTTGTCCTGCGCGGCGGCATAGGCGCCGGTGGCCAGGATGCGGGCGCGGTGCAGCGCCAGCAGCCGGCGCAGCGCGGCCGAGGGCGCGGCCTGCCCGGCCAGCACCAGCGCCAGGCCGAGATGCAGCACGCGCAGCGCCGCCTCCTGCCCGCAGGCCCAGTTGGGGCCGCGATAGGGCGGGTTGGCGGCGCACCATTCCGCCAGCCGCCGTTCCAGCGCGGCGCGGTGGCCCTCCTCCGGCCAGAGGCGGGCGGCCTGCAGCAGCAGCGGCACGGCGCCCAGCCGGTTGGGCTCCCAGACCGGGCGGATATCGCCCGGGGTGAAGAGGTCGAGGCCGAGCGATTCGGCGGCCGGGTCGAAGGGGCCGTGCCAGGCGGCGGGGGGCAGCGCCGCCAGCGCCGCGCGCAGCCGGGCGAGGTCGGGCGGCGCCAGAGCGGGCGGCGGCGGCAGCGGCGCCGTGCCGAAAAACCGCGACTCGGGGCCTGGGCCTGGCCATTCCTCGCATGCGGCCGGGCAGTCCCGCGCGGCCCGATCCAAAGCGCGCCGGGGCAGGCCGGCGCGCAGCCGCAACCGGTGCCAGCCATAGCGCGCCAGCGCCCGCGGTCCCAGCCGCCATGCGGTGCCTGCCCAAAGAGAGAGCTGGGCGCCGCGGCGAATGTGCGCTTGGATCGGCATGGACGATTTGATAAAGCAATAATCACGAAAACGCGAGCAATCCGTGAATCGCGCCCAGTCCGGAGGAATGACCGTGCCGCCTGCCCCCGCGCCCCGCACGGCTCGGCGCGCCCGGCTGGCCCTGGCCCTGCTGCTGCTGGGCGGCCAGCTGGCGCCGGGGGTGGGGGCGGGGCCGGCCCGGGCACAGCCGGCGCCGCCGGGGCTGCTGGGCGGCGGCTATTCCGGCATGGCGCCCGGCGCGCCGCCGGGCGGGGCGCCGCCGGGGGGCAGCCCGCTGCTGGGCAGCCCCAGCCTGCCGCTGACCCTGCCGGGCGGGCTGCCGCTGCCCAGCCTGCCGCCGGCCCTGCAGCAGGATATCCTGCAGCGGATCCAGGACGCCGCCTCCGGCAACCGGGCGCCGCCGCCGCTGGTGCCGGGCAGCAGCCCCAGCCTCAACGGCCCGGCCGGGCCCTCCGCCCCCTCGGTCGCGCCGGTGGCGCCGATGGCGCATCCCTGGAGCGGCGCGGCGCCTCCGGCGTCCTGGGGCGCCGCGCATGCGCCGCCCATCCCCGCCCTGCCGCCGGGCGAGCCGCTCTCCCCCACCGAGGCGTTTTTCGCGGCCAGGCTGGAGCAGCCGGGGCTGCCGCTGCGGCAATTCGGCTACGACACCTTCCGCGAGCTGGCCGCCGCCCCGCCCGGCCAGGCGCCGGTGGCGCAGGTGCCGGAGGATTACATCCTCGGCCGCGACGATGAGGTGCTGGTCGGCATCCGCGGCCGCACCCGGCAGAATCTCAGCCTGCGGGTCAATCGCGACGGCGCGCTGCTGCTGCCCGACCTGCCGCCGCTGGCCGCCGCCGGCCGGCCGCTGGGCGAGGTGCGGGCGGAGATCGAGGCGCGGGTGGCGCGCGAGCTGGGCGGCTCCGAGGCCTTCGTCAGCCTGGGCCAGCTGCGCCAGATCGGCGTCTTCGTCGCCGGCGAGGTGGTGCGGCCCGGCCTCTACCCGCTGCCCGCTTTGGCCTCGGCGCTGGACGCGCTGGCGCTGGCCGGCGGCGTGAAGAAAAGCGGCAGCCTGCGCGCCATCCGCGTCGAGGGGCCGCGCGGGGCGCGGGTGATCGACCTCTACAGCGTCATCGGCGCCGAGCCGGGCAGCCCCGACCTCGCTTTGCGGGAGGGGGAGCGGCTGGTGGTGCCGCCGCTCGGCCCCAGCGTGGCGCTGGGCGGCGAGGTGACGCGGCCCGGCATCTACGAGCTGCCGCCCGGCAGCGACTCGGCGCCGCTGGCCTCGATGCTGCGGCTGGCGGGCCAGGCGCTGCGCCCTTCCGGCAACCGCTTCCTGCTGCACGGCACCGATGCACAGGGCCGCCGCGCCCTGGCGGAGATCGGACCGCAGGGGCGGCTGCGGCGCGGCGACGCGGTGCTGGTGCAGCCGGGGGCCGATGTGCTGGCGGGCCAGGTGCGGCTGGCCGGGCATGTCGCGGCGCCGGTGCTGCGCGCCGCCAGCGCCGGCGGCCTGCGCGGCCTGCTGGCCGACCCGCTGCTGGTGCGGCCCGACCCCTATCTGCGCATGGGCATCGTCTGGCGCACCGAGGAGCGCACGCGCAGCCGGCGCTTCCTGGGCTTCGATCTCGGCCGGGTGCTGCAGCGCCAGGCGGAGCTGCCGCTGCGCCCGGCGGATGAGGTGATCCTGCTCTCCCAGGCCGATATCGCCTGGCTGGCCAGCCCGCCGGTGCAGCGCGCGCTGCGCGGCGAGCCGGGGCCGGAATGCCCGGCGCTGCAATCGCTGGCCATCGCCGCCCGCTCCTCGCCCGTGCGCTTCGCGCATGTGCGCGGCGCGGGCTTCCCCGATCTCGGCGCGCCGCCCTGCCCGCAGGTCTTCATCGACTATCCGGCGCTGCTGCCCTTCCTGCTCGACCAGTCGGTGCTGCTCTCGGGCGAGGCGCGGCTGCCCGGCCTCTACCCGATCCTCGACGACACCGGGCTGGACCAGGTGCTGGGCGCGGCGGGCGGGCTGACCGACACGGTCGATCTCTCCGCCGTGGAATTGTCGCGCGAGCCGCTGGAGCAGGCCGGCGCCATCCCGCTCTCGCGCACGCTGCTCGACCTGCGCAGCGGCAATTTTGCCGCCGTGCGGCTCTCCCCGCGCGACGCCATCCGGCTGCCGCGCGGCTTCGGCGACCGCGACAGCGGGCCGGTGACGCTGATGGGCGAGTTCCTGCGCCCCGGCATCTACGACATCCGCCGCGGCGAGCGGCTGTCGGAGCTGATCGCCCGCGCCGGCGGGCTCTCGCCCCAGGCCTACCCCTACGGCGCCGTCTTCACGCGGGAGAGCGTGCGGCAGCGCCAGCAGGAAGGGTTTGCGCGCAGCGCGCGGGAGCTGGAGCAGAGCCTGATCCAGGTGGCCGCCGGCCAGGCGGTGGCGGGGGTGGGCGGGCGCGGCGGCGGCGGCGATCTTGGCGGCGCCATCAGCGCCGGGCGGGAGCTGGCCAATGCGCTGCGCGAGGCGCGCGCCGCCGGCCGCATGGTGGTGGAGGCCAACCCCGTGATCCTGGCGGCGCGCCCCGAGCTCGACGTGCTGCTGGAGCCGGGCGACCTGATCGTGGTGCCGAAGCGCCCCAATGAGGTGACGGTGGTGGGCGCGGTGCTGAATCCGGGCAGCCTGCAATTCACCAGCGGCTGGCGCGCCAATGATTATGTGCGGGCCTCGGGCGGCACGCAGCGTTTCGCCGATG includes these proteins:
- a CDS encoding sugar transferase, with product MPAELPPPLPPGAYARWGKRGLDALGAALLLLALAPLLLAVALAVRLALGRPVLFRQSRAGRHGRPFTLIKFRSMREGPGEDAERLGRFGRLLRASALDELPQLINVLRGEMSLVGPRPLPLAYLPRYTPAQRSRLRARPGLAGPAQAAGRNAVPWEERLARDALYVQRISVCGDFRAGLGTIFILLKGHGVNAPGHATMPRFDSNVAVPPPDLDRDLNIHG
- the wecB gene encoding non-hydrolyzing UDP-N-acetylglucosamine 2-epimerase translates to MSDAPLLHLVAAARPNLPKLAALWHALAARPGLCRPVLVHTGQHADPAMFGAHLADLGLPAPQISLGIAAGGGHADFTARTLAACGALWQRERPALVVVAGDVDATLAAALAARKLGIPVAHLEAGLRCGDRDMAEEINRRAVDAIADLLWAPDAASAARLLAEGHAPEAVCAVGNAMIDTLLARLPAARARPLPEGLLPGAYGVVTLHRAANVDDRAALTRLLGALREAATLLPLAWPLHPRSAARLREAGLALPPGIRLLPPLGYLDFIGLLARARLVATDSGGVQEEAALLDLPCMTLRPSTERPVTLDSGANRLVRPHELAECVQEVLDGAWPPARPIPLWDGRAGARMAEHLAGFLAGRAHPAPPAFAGSALPPSPPTGRASPVARHAGAPPATRAAFAPPEAKAAPGGPPRHARPGRDAA
- a CDS encoding glycosyltransferase family 4 protein yields the protein MRILYLHQHYSGPAGATATRSHAMASALVARGHHVTLACGRYQGAVTGLSGGFHQGRREGLLRGLRLVEFDIPCGNEQGLGARSLAFGRYAAAAGRLALSSRWDLVVASSTPLTVALPALLARRLRGTPFVFEIRDPWPELPRALGGVPRWALSGMDWLADAACRRAAAVVALSEGMATTALARGAAPERVHVVPNGCDLELFGPQVTPWRPAEAAPWEMLAVYAGTHGRANGLDQLLDAAAQLQQRGERRIRLLLVGEGSEKPRLREQAAARGLHNVSFLGPLPKRQLAALLAGAQLGLHCLAPLPEFAEWTSPNKLMDYLAAGLPVVGNVPGRAARLLAEGPCGLSTPPGDAALLAEALRWMAEQPERRRAMGLAARDQAVRRWDRRLQAARFVEILAEAATRRPLPQAGLVPA
- a CDS encoding DegT/DnrJ/EryC1/StrS family aminotransferase, giving the protein MAAIQGWTGDAAFGGAGSVLPFPPRPRVVAPAQPRIHLSPPSLVGGELATLSRTLTAGWIAPAGPVPAAFEEAISQATGFAHTAAVASGTAALHLAYRVLGVERGDEVWTQSLTFVATIAPAVQMGARPRFLDVAPESWTLDPEVLESQLRQAARRGKLPRAVVPVDLYGQPCDLDAILALCGRWGVPVLCDSAEALGAQYRGRPVAKGAALAAFSFNGNKIITAGGGGALVSDDPALIARARHLATQAKEAAPHYQHETTGYSYGLSSVLASVGLAQIGALPARVAARRLVQARYAEALSDLPGVSFMPEPEWSRATHWLTVLQLDPQRCEATPETLRRVLEAANIESRPVWKPLHLQPAFRGARCHGPGHSGRLFERGLCLPSGAMSAAEQDRVIDVVRACLLGG
- a CDS encoding glycosyltransferase, encoding MSPPGPSRRAASAAPRAAAPQAPLVCLLSAAHAPTDLRVVGKEGAALAEAGWRVLHICPGTAAPEQHAGVAIRPYRRAAGWRARLLGLPALARRARQSGAAVLHASEPDAWAAAIWAARGGRARVVLDVHEHYPSRLDDRLPAALRPLARAALRLACRAMAWRADAVVVAKDGLDGDFAAPDRTIAVRNYAAASAVTPRRHAGHGPLTLVHLGALGRARGAFVMLEALALCPEDTRLKLIGRFTDGSEAEFLARARTLGLEQRIERLGWMPHAAALAEAAQGDLGLVLFQPGIENHRLALPHKLFDCMLAGLPVIAPDFATEVAEVVQGAGNGLLVDSADPAAIATAVAALAEPAQRQALAERGRRAAETRFGWAPEAARLVALYHRLAPLPPAAPPARPSDAA
- a CDS encoding O-antigen ligase family protein, yielding MTGAGRPAGLAAWRIDSASLASLAGLAGAALHFAGALKSTPPGAALPLDLTALAGAATLPLLALLLLTRRWRLHPLLGPPLAAAALLWLWLVLAGLWSASHAILPAKLADILLMAPPMLLGGLAIGADAASRRLFCAATLAIGPLVAASTAWGLASGQVVLGGAVGANPDLLRVQYQLAGLSIACAAGLGAVRLIEARRWRARLFWALYTLALAAGALLPGGRTALLALGLGVLLVPALRCWSAGRPRAALGWAAAAGLAGAAGFALLLARAEALDGLRTLERFTEGGLEASARPTLWRAALDWAGATLPWGLGTGGFTIAAGHGERRGLYPHNHALEALAEAGLPGLLLWLTCFGGGALVLLLRSRHAAPPRVARIAALVLPVALAALVSTDLGNRMVWFALGLALSLGVVARRAG